In a genomic window of Nocardiopsis mwathae:
- a CDS encoding acyltransferase family protein: MASISTRPSEPEPEPGDADPSRKTPEGRKEPPPQPRDALLDNAKFLLILLVVIGHVIAPTTETREANAVYFWIYLFHMPAFALISGYLSKSFDGSPARIDRLLATVAAPYLVFWGIYALQSLSVQRGLPDGPLEPLWLTWFLAALFVWRLTVPLWKRLRWPLTAAIAISLFGGLAATGDALGISRIISLLPFFVAGLLLEKRHFALLRAGWVKAGSAVLMVATFILCYAYLEQLSREWIYWRESLTDRDVDILPVGLPGRVAFLLLAFALTAAFLSLTPRRTTWYTRLGALTMYVFLLHGLVIRISDQFGWYDYSNAVFGPHGSFAVNLLLSIPVTLALCSPWVRRATRWAVEPSVGWAIRRGTGQGAPSGSGPSGEARRLEYAAR; the protein is encoded by the coding sequence GTGGCCTCTATCTCGACACGTCCGTCCGAACCCGAACCCGAGCCCGGCGACGCCGACCCGTCACGGAAAACGCCCGAGGGGCGGAAGGAGCCTCCGCCACAGCCGCGTGACGCCCTACTCGACAACGCGAAGTTCCTGCTGATCCTGCTGGTGGTCATCGGTCACGTCATCGCACCGACCACCGAGACCCGCGAGGCCAATGCGGTCTACTTCTGGATCTACCTGTTCCACATGCCGGCGTTCGCGCTGATCAGCGGCTACCTGTCGAAGTCGTTCGACGGTTCGCCCGCGCGCATCGACCGGCTGCTGGCCACGGTCGCCGCGCCCTATCTCGTCTTCTGGGGCATCTATGCGCTGCAGTCGCTGAGCGTCCAGCGCGGGCTGCCCGACGGCCCGTTGGAGCCGCTGTGGCTGACCTGGTTCCTGGCCGCCCTGTTCGTGTGGCGGCTGACCGTCCCGCTGTGGAAGCGGCTGCGCTGGCCGCTGACCGCCGCCATCGCCATCTCGCTGTTCGGCGGCCTGGCGGCGACCGGCGACGCGCTGGGCATCTCGCGCATCATCAGCCTGCTCCCGTTCTTCGTCGCCGGGCTGCTGCTGGAGAAGCGGCACTTCGCGCTGCTCAGGGCGGGTTGGGTGAAGGCCGGCAGCGCCGTGCTCATGGTGGCGACGTTCATTCTCTGCTACGCCTATCTGGAGCAGCTGAGCCGGGAGTGGATCTACTGGCGGGAGAGCCTGACCGACCGGGACGTCGACATCCTCCCGGTGGGCCTGCCCGGACGCGTCGCCTTCCTGCTGCTCGCGTTCGCGCTGACCGCGGCGTTCCTCTCGCTCACGCCCCGCCGCACCACGTGGTACACCCGGCTGGGCGCGCTCACCATGTACGTGTTCCTGCTGCACGGACTGGTGATCCGGATCTCCGACCAGTTCGGCTGGTACGACTACTCCAACGCGGTGTTCGGCCCGCACGGCTCGTTCGCCGTGAACCTGCTGCTGTCGATCCCGGTGACGCTGGCGCTGTGCTCGCCGTGGGTGCGCCGGGCCACCAGGTGGGCCGTGGAGCCGTCGGTCGGTTGGGCCATCCGGCGCGGAACCGGGCAGGGTGCGCCTTCCGGCAGCGGCCCCTCCGGCGAGGCACGCCGCCTGGAGTACGCCGCCCGCTGA
- a CDS encoding CPBP family intramembrane glutamic endopeptidase — protein MILGIALMAYAAVGEPILGRIAYAWLRRRRETDASALVKYYGLTIAIQWLWIAAIVAILVTSPGLGLDDLGLRAPDKWAPFLAALVGFGVGGGIFWLLTRDRAGKKDKGRKKGKGAAGGRAADADDEFEAEYPGDSAYDPSHGPSYEAPHGGGYPSGPGVPPAHGYGTGPQYGHGPGPQHGGPSYDIGATAAFAPGEVPGHHSGGRPETHPDGGPRLPPAPAPGAEVNEALAPRTPAERRLAAALAITAGIGEELLYRGLFIALGVSFGLPLWAAAILSCVLFAIAHLYQGWWGLVGPGLVGVLFTVVYLGTGSLIIPILLHIALDVRSLLISRGSGGGGGDHGGRPADRGARKGRRGGGRRGGDRGHARAAGRGGGRRDPRDGAPRATGGRSGGGRRRRGAPPM, from the coding sequence ATGATCCTCGGGATCGCGCTGATGGCCTACGCCGCCGTCGGCGAGCCGATCCTGGGCCGTATCGCCTACGCGTGGCTGCGCCGCCGACGCGAGACCGACGCCTCCGCACTGGTCAAGTACTACGGGCTGACCATCGCCATCCAGTGGCTGTGGATCGCCGCCATCGTCGCGATCCTGGTGACCTCGCCCGGTCTGGGACTCGACGACCTGGGGCTGCGCGCGCCCGACAAGTGGGCCCCGTTCCTGGCCGCCCTCGTCGGCTTCGGGGTCGGCGGCGGCATCTTCTGGCTGCTCACCCGTGACCGGGCCGGAAAGAAGGACAAGGGCCGGAAGAAGGGGAAGGGCGCGGCGGGCGGCCGCGCGGCCGATGCCGACGACGAGTTCGAGGCCGAGTACCCCGGCGATTCCGCCTACGACCCTTCCCACGGCCCTTCCTACGAAGCACCCCACGGCGGTGGGTACCCGTCCGGCCCCGGGGTGCCGCCCGCCCACGGGTACGGGACCGGGCCGCAGTACGGCCACGGGCCGGGGCCCCAGCACGGTGGGCCGTCCTACGACATCGGTGCGACCGCGGCCTTCGCGCCCGGCGAGGTTCCCGGGCACCACTCCGGGGGCCGCCCCGAGACGCACCCGGACGGCGGACCCCGGCTGCCCCCGGCGCCGGCCCCCGGTGCCGAGGTCAACGAGGCCCTGGCGCCGCGCACGCCCGCCGAGCGGCGGCTCGCCGCAGCCCTGGCCATCACCGCGGGCATCGGTGAGGAGCTGCTCTACCGCGGCCTGTTCATCGCCCTCGGCGTGAGCTTCGGACTGCCGCTGTGGGCGGCGGCGATCCTGTCCTGCGTGCTCTTCGCGATCGCCCACCTGTACCAGGGATGGTGGGGGCTGGTCGGCCCCGGCCTGGTCGGGGTCCTGTTCACCGTCGTCTACCTGGGCACGGGCAGCCTCATCATCCCGATCCTGCTGCACATCGCCCTGGACGTGCGCTCCCTGCTGATCTCCCGCGGATCAGGGGGAGGCGGTGGCGACCACGGCGGACGACCCGCCGATCGCGGTGCCCGCAAGGGGCGCCGCGGGGGCGGTCGCAGGGGCGGCGACCGCGGACACGCACGGGCCGCCGGCCGCGGCGGGGGTCGGCGCGACCCGCGGGACGGCGCTCCCCGTGCCACGGGCGGCCGCAGCGGCGGTGGGCGCCGAAGGCGCGGCGCACCACCCATGTGA
- a CDS encoding aminoglycoside adenylyltransferase domain-containing protein encodes MAIHPRVQDLVQAFLHNVDSEAPGLVEGLYLTGSVALDDFRPHSSDVDFVAVTARPLTDADLDALRRAHARTRSQVRRPQFNGIHVTWDDLTEDPMSCGPVASVLGGRFKEKDTAEINPVTWHVLAERGVTARGPVPVELAVWDSPASLRDWSLGNLDEQWRRWRAKAGRLVSPRGLAVLGSLAPSWSVLSVSRLHFTLATGEITSKSGAGAYALHAFPDRWDRIVNECLRIRRGSRLPSLYANALARRRAALDYIEMVLDDALAPRLA; translated from the coding sequence ATGGCGATCCACCCACGCGTGCAGGACCTCGTGCAGGCATTCCTCCACAACGTGGACAGCGAGGCACCCGGCCTCGTCGAAGGGCTCTACCTGACCGGATCGGTCGCCCTGGACGACTTCCGCCCGCACTCCAGCGACGTCGACTTCGTCGCCGTGACCGCCCGTCCCCTCACCGACGCCGACCTCGACGCGCTCCGCCGCGCGCATGCGCGTACCCGCTCCCAGGTCCGCCGCCCCCAGTTCAACGGCATCCACGTCACCTGGGACGACCTCACCGAGGACCCGATGTCGTGCGGCCCCGTCGCCTCCGTTCTCGGCGGAAGGTTCAAGGAGAAGGACACCGCCGAGATCAACCCCGTCACCTGGCATGTGCTGGCCGAACGCGGCGTCACCGCGCGCGGCCCGGTCCCGGTCGAGCTGGCCGTGTGGGACTCCCCCGCCAGCCTGCGCGACTGGTCCCTGGGAAACCTCGACGAGCAGTGGCGCCGCTGGCGGGCCAAGGCCGGGCGCCTGGTCAGCCCCCGCGGCCTGGCCGTGCTCGGGTCGCTGGCCCCCTCCTGGAGCGTGCTGAGCGTCAGCCGCCTGCACTTCACCCTGGCCACCGGGGAGATCACCTCCAAATCCGGCGCCGGAGCGTACGCCTTGCACGCCTTCCCCGACCGGTGGGACCGCATCGTCAACGAGTGCCTGCGCATCCGCCGCGGCAGCAGGCTCCCCTCCCTGTACGCCAACGCCCTGGCACGGCGCCGGGCGGCACTCGACTACATCGAGATGGTGCTCGACGACGCACTCGCCCCGCGGCTCGCCTGA
- a CDS encoding peptide deformylase, which produces MSKRPIVYFGDPVLVTATAPITTFDRHTDALVRDLLDTVDAPGHAGVAATQIGVGLRAFGYNVEGRIGYVLNPEIAELSEESQDGHEGCLSVPGLWYPTKRAMHAVVTGVDKRNDPVTVRGSGLMARCLQHETDHLDGMLYLDRLERDTRRAAMREVRQSAWFLRDTPTEPTPPKLPSAFGGLS; this is translated from the coding sequence ATGAGCAAGCGCCCCATCGTCTACTTCGGCGACCCGGTCCTCGTGACGGCGACGGCCCCCATCACCACGTTCGACCGACACACCGATGCGCTCGTGCGCGACCTGCTCGACACCGTCGACGCCCCCGGGCACGCGGGCGTGGCCGCGACGCAGATCGGCGTCGGGCTCCGGGCCTTCGGTTACAACGTCGAGGGCCGGATCGGCTATGTGCTCAACCCCGAGATCGCGGAGCTGTCGGAGGAGTCGCAGGACGGCCACGAGGGCTGCCTGTCGGTCCCGGGCCTGTGGTACCCGACGAAGCGGGCGATGCATGCGGTGGTCACCGGAGTCGACAAGCGCAATGATCCGGTCACCGTGCGCGGTTCCGGTCTCATGGCGCGGTGCCTGCAGCATGAGACGGATCACCTCGACGGGATGCTCTACCTCGACCGCCTGGAGCGCGACACCCGGCGCGCGGCGATGCGGGAAGTCCGGCAGTCGGCGTGGTTCCTGCGCGACACGCCCACCGAACCCACGCCACCGAAGCTGCCCAGCGCTTTCGGAGGATTGTCCTGA
- a CDS encoding elongation factor G-like protein EF-G2, with protein MADKSGPATTGRAPKADRPTDIRNVVLVGPSGAGKTTLMEALLHASGAIPRAGRVEEGTTVSDHDDVEIRQKRSVNLTLAPLRCGGVKLNLLDTPGYADFVGDLRAGLRAADAVLFVVSALDGVDGRTRLLWDECAAVGMPRAVAVTKIDHHRADFEGTVRECREAFGDGVLPAYVPVYAGEGDARTVRGLVGLISQRYYDHSGPERAEAAPPEGLDGEIEAMRNALIEGVIQESEDEALMDQYMEGAALDPQLLIADLEAAVARGHFHPVLAISATRGVGVHELLDELPRATPSPVERPLPEDVTTVDGKPVAGLTADPDGPLLAEVVKTASDPYVGRVSLVRVFSGTLRPDSVVHVSGHGLADRGHDDHDVDERIGALSTPIGRANEPCGEVIAGDICAVAKLTQAETGDTLSDKERPLRMPPWEFPDPLLPVAVQAAAKSDEDKLSQAVSRLASEDLTLRVEVNPETHQMVLWCTGEAHLDVALDRLTTRYGVRVETDDVRIPLRETFAVPAQGMGRNVKQSGGHGEYGICRIQVEPLPSGTGLEFVDKIVGGVVPRQFIPSVEKGVRAQMEQGVKSGYPLVDIRVTLYDGKAHSVDSSDMAFQKAGKLALKDAAEQGRTSMLEPVDEVTVLVADEYMGAVMSDLSSRRGRVIGTEPRETGRTLIRAEVPQLEIGRYAVDLRSLSHGTGSFNRRYLRHDPLPPQLAEKLRQEEHAPS; from the coding sequence ATGGCGGACAAATCCGGTCCAGCGACCACCGGCAGGGCACCTAAGGCCGACCGACCGACGGACATCCGCAACGTTGTTCTGGTCGGCCCGTCAGGAGCAGGAAAGACGACGCTGATGGAGGCGCTGCTGCACGCCTCCGGCGCCATCCCGCGTGCCGGGCGGGTCGAAGAGGGCACGACGGTCAGCGACCACGACGACGTCGAGATCCGGCAGAAGCGCTCGGTCAACCTCACACTCGCCCCGCTCCGCTGCGGTGGCGTGAAGCTGAACCTGCTGGACACCCCCGGCTACGCCGACTTCGTCGGCGACCTGCGCGCCGGGTTGCGCGCGGCCGACGCCGTGCTGTTCGTGGTCTCGGCGCTCGACGGCGTCGACGGCCGCACCCGGCTGCTCTGGGACGAGTGCGCCGCGGTGGGCATGCCGCGTGCCGTCGCCGTCACCAAGATCGACCACCACCGCGCCGACTTCGAGGGCACGGTGCGGGAGTGCCGGGAGGCCTTCGGCGACGGCGTCCTGCCCGCCTATGTGCCGGTGTACGCCGGTGAGGGGGACGCGCGCACCGTGCGCGGGCTGGTCGGGCTGATCTCGCAGCGCTACTACGACCACTCCGGCCCGGAGCGCGCCGAGGCCGCGCCGCCCGAGGGGCTGGACGGTGAGATCGAGGCGATGCGCAACGCCCTGATCGAGGGGGTGATCCAGGAGAGCGAGGACGAGGCTCTCATGGACCAGTACATGGAGGGCGCCGCGCTCGATCCGCAGTTGCTCATCGCCGACCTGGAGGCGGCGGTGGCCCGGGGCCACTTCCACCCGGTCCTCGCGATCTCCGCCACCCGGGGCGTCGGCGTCCACGAACTGCTCGACGAACTGCCCCGCGCCACCCCGTCCCCGGTCGAGCGCCCGCTCCCGGAGGACGTGACCACGGTGGACGGCAAGCCCGTCGCCGGGCTGACGGCCGACCCCGACGGCCCGCTGCTGGCCGAGGTGGTCAAGACGGCCAGCGACCCGTATGTGGGCCGGGTCAGCCTGGTCCGGGTGTTCTCCGGAACGCTGCGGCCGGACTCGGTCGTGCACGTCAGCGGGCACGGCTTGGCCGACCGCGGCCACGACGACCACGACGTCGACGAGCGCATCGGCGCGCTGTCCACGCCGATCGGCCGCGCCAACGAGCCGTGCGGCGAGGTCATCGCCGGAGACATCTGCGCGGTCGCCAAACTGACCCAGGCCGAGACCGGCGACACTCTCTCCGACAAGGAGCGCCCGCTGCGCATGCCGCCGTGGGAGTTCCCGGACCCGCTGCTCCCGGTGGCGGTGCAGGCCGCCGCCAAGAGCGACGAGGACAAGCTTTCCCAGGCGGTCTCGCGGCTGGCGTCCGAAGACCTGACACTGCGGGTGGAGGTCAACCCGGAGACCCACCAGATGGTGCTGTGGTGCACCGGCGAGGCCCACCTCGACGTGGCACTGGACCGGTTGACCACGCGCTACGGGGTCCGGGTCGAGACCGACGACGTGCGTATCCCGCTGCGCGAGACCTTCGCGGTCCCGGCGCAGGGTATGGGCCGCAACGTCAAGCAGAGCGGGGGTCACGGCGAGTACGGCATCTGCCGGATCCAGGTCGAACCGCTCCCGTCGGGCACCGGTCTGGAGTTCGTCGACAAGATCGTCGGCGGCGTGGTCCCGCGCCAGTTCATCCCGTCGGTGGAGAAGGGCGTGCGCGCCCAGATGGAGCAGGGGGTGAAGTCGGGCTACCCGCTGGTGGACATCCGGGTGACGCTGTACGACGGCAAGGCGCACTCGGTGGACTCCTCCGACATGGCCTTCCAGAAGGCCGGGAAGCTCGCCCTGAAGGACGCGGCCGAGCAGGGCAGGACGTCGATGCTGGAGCCCGTCGACGAGGTGACGGTGCTGGTCGCCGACGAGTACATGGGCGCGGTGATGAGCGACCTGTCGTCACGCCGCGGACGGGTCATCGGCACCGAGCCCCGGGAGACCGGGCGGACGCTGATCCGCGCCGAAGTGCCGCAACTGGAGATCGGCCGCTACGCGGTCGACCTGCGGTCCCTGTCGCACGGGACGGGTTCGTTCAACCGCCGCTACCTGCGGCACGATCCGCTGCCGCCGCAGCTGGCGGAGAAACTGCGCCAGGAGGAGCACGCCCCCTCCTGA
- a CDS encoding coiled-coil domain-containing protein produces the protein MHTPSVRPVRHRARLLATAAAAALALLAPAAADAEPEDEELSLEELNERADELEDEYAGDLIQYTDAKEAAEEAEKALKKAEKDLGRARDDVSGIAAAQYKGSGVDPVMEVVLSREPEGMLDDAALVSQLAQTHAGRLQDLTSLKEKREKASAKADKKLEEAKQVIDELEEQRDEIKKRIEKYEKEKVPAPPSDDSAGSGGGGNGTVPASARGWGFDGATPRMAAIRDEIIGRFGAPYPVGCLRSSSDDHGTGQACDFMMSANGGYPSSANQQLGQQIAEYARANAGRLGVKYVIWEQKIWDSRNPGAGWKPMNDRGSITENHYDHVHVSSF, from the coding sequence ATGCACACCCCCTCGGTACGTCCTGTGCGCCACCGTGCGCGCCTGCTGGCCACCGCCGCCGCGGCGGCCCTCGCCCTGCTCGCCCCCGCGGCCGCCGACGCCGAGCCCGAGGACGAGGAACTCAGCCTTGAGGAGCTCAACGAGCGGGCCGACGAGCTGGAGGACGAGTACGCGGGCGACCTCATCCAGTACACGGACGCCAAGGAGGCCGCCGAGGAGGCGGAGAAGGCCCTGAAGAAGGCCGAGAAGGACCTCGGCCGGGCCCGGGACGACGTCTCGGGCATCGCGGCGGCCCAGTACAAGGGCTCCGGTGTCGACCCGGTCATGGAGGTCGTGCTCAGCCGCGAACCCGAAGGCATGCTGGATGACGCCGCCCTGGTCAGCCAGCTCGCCCAGACGCACGCCGGGCGCCTGCAGGACCTCACCTCGCTCAAGGAGAAGCGCGAGAAGGCCTCGGCCAAGGCCGACAAGAAGCTCGAAGAGGCCAAGCAGGTCATCGACGAGCTGGAGGAGCAGCGCGACGAGATCAAGAAGCGGATCGAGAAGTACGAGAAGGAGAAGGTCCCCGCGCCGCCCTCCGACGACAGCGCCGGCTCCGGCGGCGGGGGTAACGGCACGGTCCCGGCCAGCGCCCGCGGCTGGGGCTTCGACGGCGCCACCCCGCGCATGGCCGCGATCCGCGACGAGATCATCGGCAGGTTCGGCGCCCCCTACCCGGTGGGCTGCCTGCGCAGCAGCAGCGACGACCACGGCACGGGGCAGGCCTGCGACTTCATGATGAGCGCCAACGGCGGCTACCCGTCCTCCGCCAACCAGCAGCTCGGCCAGCAGATCGCCGAATACGCCCGCGCCAACGCCGGCCGCCTGGGCGTCAAGTACGTGATCTGGGAGCAGAAGATCTGGGACTCCCGTAACCCGGGCGCCGGCTGGAAGCCCATGAACGACCGGGGCAGCATCACCGAGAACCACTACGACCACGTGCACGTCTCGTCGTTCTGA
- a CDS encoding M48 family metallopeptidase has protein sequence MGWVTWGSRRRRRVLRHPRENLFLGMCVAVTLLAVMGAVNRSVGGDTGQPLLLLSVPGAVFFARGILYAKQRSNGVRISETQFPAAHRMVVDAARELGLPKVPDAYVVLGNGQLNAFASGHGFRRYVAVTSDLFEVGGRLRDPDALRFVIGHEVGHIAAGHGSYWRQFGVSVANVIPGIGATLNRAQEYTADNHAYAFCPQGVEGLRILAAGKYLYREVDFADIADRARTDHGFFVMLANLLSSHPVNTWRFHALRDRSRPGRVL, from the coding sequence ATGGGATGGGTGACGTGGGGGAGCCGACGTCGGCGCCGGGTGTTGCGGCACCCGCGAGAGAACCTGTTCCTGGGGATGTGCGTGGCGGTCACGCTGCTCGCGGTCATGGGGGCGGTGAACCGCTCGGTCGGCGGTGACACCGGCCAGCCGCTGCTCCTGCTCAGCGTTCCCGGGGCGGTCTTCTTCGCACGCGGGATCCTGTATGCCAAACAGCGGTCCAACGGGGTGCGGATCTCGGAGACGCAGTTCCCCGCAGCGCACCGGATGGTCGTCGACGCCGCCCGCGAACTCGGGCTGCCGAAGGTCCCCGACGCCTACGTGGTGCTCGGTAACGGGCAGCTCAACGCGTTCGCCTCCGGGCACGGCTTCCGCCGCTACGTCGCGGTCACCAGCGACCTCTTCGAGGTCGGCGGCCGCCTCCGCGACCCGGACGCGCTGCGCTTCGTCATCGGACACGAGGTCGGGCACATCGCGGCCGGGCACGGCTCCTACTGGCGGCAGTTCGGGGTGTCGGTCGCCAACGTCATCCCCGGCATCGGGGCGACGCTCAACCGCGCCCAGGAGTACACCGCCGACAACCACGCCTACGCGTTCTGCCCGCAGGGCGTCGAGGGGCTGCGCATCCTCGCCGCCGGAAAGTACCTGTACCGCGAGGTCGACTTCGCCGACATCGCCGACCGGGCCCGAACCGACCACGGCTTCTTCGTGATGTTGGCGAACCTTCTGTCCAGCCACCCGGTGAACACCTGGCGTTTCCACGCGCTGCGCGACCGCTCGCGCCCGGGCAGGGTGCTGTGA
- a CDS encoding alpha/beta hydrolase family protein, which yields MQDGGVSDALHSTPRPAPERRRLSTTDGVHLDSVLIRSGTGAARGTAVVLANGFTGTWRSPHTKMIASRLLPVGDVMTFDFRGHRASTGASTVGNDEVNDVQAVVEHLRGLGYTAVATVGFSMGAAVVIRHAALFGGVSAVVAVSGPSQWYYRGSRRMRLLHFGVEQPVGRWFLRVARQVRVTDREWNPRPQDPVELAPLVAPAPLLVVHGDRDGYFPVDHAHRIHDAAHHPKELWIEPGMNHAERGVTPRRAERISQWLAANQAVVRERERLTGPE from the coding sequence ATGCAGGATGGTGGGGTGTCCGACGCCCTGCACTCCACCCCCAGGCCCGCCCCCGAGCGTCGTCGGCTGAGCACCACCGACGGGGTCCACCTCGACTCCGTTCTGATCCGTTCCGGGACGGGGGCGGCGCGCGGTACCGCGGTCGTCCTCGCCAACGGGTTCACCGGCACGTGGCGCAGTCCGCACACCAAGATGATCGCCTCCCGCCTGCTGCCGGTGGGTGACGTCATGACCTTCGACTTCCGCGGCCACCGCGCGTCCACCGGTGCGAGCACGGTCGGCAACGACGAGGTCAACGACGTACAGGCGGTCGTGGAGCACCTGCGGGGCCTCGGGTACACCGCCGTCGCCACCGTCGGCTTCTCCATGGGCGCCGCCGTCGTCATCCGGCATGCGGCGCTGTTCGGCGGGGTGTCGGCCGTCGTCGCGGTAAGTGGACCCAGCCAGTGGTACTACCGGGGCTCCCGCCGGATGCGGCTGCTGCACTTCGGGGTGGAGCAGCCCGTGGGCCGCTGGTTCCTACGCGTGGCCCGCCAGGTCCGGGTGACCGACCGGGAGTGGAACCCCCGGCCGCAAGACCCCGTCGAACTCGCCCCGCTGGTGGCACCGGCCCCGCTCCTGGTGGTCCATGGCGACCGGGACGGCTACTTTCCCGTCGACCACGCCCACCGCATCCACGACGCCGCCCACCACCCCAAGGAGCTGTGGATCGAACCGGGCATGAACCACGCCGAGCGGGGCGTCACCCCGCGTCGCGCCGAGCGCATTTCCCAGTGGCTCGCCGCCAATCAGGCCGTGGTGCGCGAGCGGGAACGGCTGACAGGCCCCGAGTGA
- a CDS encoding WhiB family transcriptional regulator — MWNRDWAGRGLCRETDPDAMFVQGAAQNRAKLICRGCPVRTECLADALDNRVEFGVWGGMTERERRALLRRRPDVDSWQNLLSNARSAYEQNSDVERQLLA, encoded by the coding sequence ATGTGGAATAGGGATTGGGCTGGCAGGGGACTGTGCCGGGAGACGGACCCCGACGCCATGTTCGTCCAGGGAGCGGCCCAGAACCGGGCCAAGCTCATCTGCCGGGGCTGCCCGGTACGCACCGAATGCCTGGCCGACGCGTTGGACAACCGTGTCGAGTTCGGGGTCTGGGGGGGCATGACCGAGCGCGAGCGCCGGGCACTGCTGCGTCGGCGCCCCGACGTCGACTCCTGGCAGAACCTCCTCTCCAACGCGCGCAGCGCCTACGAGCAGAACTCCGACGTGGAGCGCCAGCTCCTCGCCTGA
- a CDS encoding amidohydrolase has product MEAVPHAVDPRRVAQHGGAVMRLVDEIFPLVEGFYVDLHKNPELSHAEYRTANSVAEWLTRSGFEVTTGVGGTGVVGLLRNGDGPTVMLRADMDALPMEEKTGLPYASTAHGTDADGNEVPIMHACGHDAHTACLVGTADLLAEARDRWRGTLMVVAQPAEETIEGADAMVADGLYERFGRPDVILGQHVGPQPAGMVSHRAGVLLAASEAMSVRVFGSGGHASRPDATVDPVVIAANIITRLQTVVSREISPSEMAVVTVGMVRAGTKANIIPDEAYLEINTRALNELVAGRLRSAIDRIVRAEAAASGAPRDPEITVLQQAGVTANDPDHTRDVSAAHRAYFGEGYVIDLPEPVTGSEDFGAFGLPGHPEPIPYVYWFIGGTPHDVWQAAPGDTPYEKLASVPSNHSPFFAPDREPTLRAGLAALTIGALTYLGRERDAAPTGEQQAFPAEAPPESAVADAAPFAEPAAPTVAEPAPMATAAPVPAPEPEPEPGEAAAPEEPGAEGADEPAAGGEESDDESTHQADMAALLEETGGTRSSGDDVEESTQNADMAALLAEEDAVLAPTPPQGTPVAAPPPQGAPIAAPPPPQGSTPYPGSAAHTPDQDPPQEEPPYRL; this is encoded by the coding sequence GTGGAAGCGGTGCCGCACGCGGTCGATCCCAGGCGCGTAGCCCAGCACGGTGGCGCGGTCATGCGACTCGTCGACGAGATCTTCCCCCTCGTCGAGGGGTTCTACGTTGACCTGCACAAGAACCCGGAACTCTCGCACGCCGAGTACCGGACGGCCAATTCCGTGGCCGAATGGCTCACACGCTCCGGCTTCGAGGTGACCACCGGTGTCGGCGGCACCGGTGTGGTCGGTCTTCTGCGCAACGGCGACGGGCCCACGGTCATGTTGCGCGCCGACATGGACGCGCTGCCCATGGAGGAGAAGACGGGGCTGCCCTACGCGAGCACCGCGCACGGCACCGACGCCGACGGCAACGAGGTCCCGATCATGCACGCCTGCGGCCACGACGCGCACACCGCGTGCCTCGTGGGCACCGCCGACCTGCTCGCCGAGGCCCGCGACCGGTGGCGCGGCACGCTCATGGTCGTCGCGCAGCCGGCCGAGGAGACGATCGAGGGCGCGGACGCCATGGTGGCCGACGGCCTCTACGAGCGCTTCGGGCGCCCCGATGTCATCCTCGGCCAGCACGTCGGCCCGCAGCCGGCCGGAATGGTCTCGCACCGTGCCGGTGTCCTGCTCGCCGCCAGCGAAGCCATGTCCGTGCGGGTCTTCGGATCCGGCGGTCACGCCTCACGGCCCGACGCCACCGTCGACCCCGTGGTGATCGCCGCGAACATCATCACCCGGCTGCAGACCGTGGTCTCGCGGGAGATCAGCCCCAGCGAGATGGCCGTCGTGACGGTCGGCATGGTGCGCGCCGGGACCAAGGCCAACATCATCCCCGACGAGGCCTACCTGGAGATCAACACCCGTGCCCTGAACGAGCTGGTGGCCGGGCGGCTGCGCTCGGCCATCGACCGGATCGTCCGGGCCGAGGCCGCCGCGTCGGGCGCGCCGCGGGACCCCGAGATCACCGTGCTCCAGCAAGCCGGGGTGACGGCCAACGACCCCGACCACACCCGCGACGTCTCCGCGGCGCACCGCGCGTACTTCGGCGAGGGCTACGTCATCGACCTGCCCGAGCCGGTGACCGGCAGCGAGGACTTCGGTGCGTTCGGCCTGCCCGGCCATCCGGAGCCGATCCCCTACGTCTACTGGTTCATCGGCGGGACACCGCACGACGTGTGGCAGGCGGCGCCGGGCGACACCCCCTACGAGAAGCTGGCGTCGGTGCCGAGCAACCACTCGCCGTTCTTCGCCCCGGACCGCGAGCCCACCCTGCGGGCCGGGCTCGCGGCGCTGACCATCGGCGCCCTCACCTACCTGGGGCGGGAGCGGGACGCCGCGCCGACCGGGGAGCAGCAGGCGTTCCCGGCCGAGGCACCGCCGGAGTCGGCCGTGGCAGACGCCGCGCCGTTCGCCGAGCCCGCGGCCCCGACCGTCGCCGAACCGGCCCCGATGGCGACCGCCGCTCCGGTCCCGGCCCCCGAGCCGGAACCGGAACCGGGCGAGGCCGCCGCCCCGGAGGAGCCCGGTGCCGAGGGCGCCGACGAACCGGCCGCGGGCGGGGAGGAGAGCGACGACGAGTCCACGCACCAGGCCGACATGGCGGCGCTGCTGGAGGAGACCGGCGGCACCCGATCCTCCGGGGACGACGTGGAGGAGTCCACCCAGAACGCGGACATGGCGGCGCTGCTGGCCGAGGAGGACGCGGTCCTGGCCCCCACCCCGCCGCAGGGCACCCCGGTTGCGGCACCGCCGCCCCAGGGCGCGCCGATCGCCGCCCCGCCGCCGCCCCAGGGCTCGACCCCCTACCCCGGCAGTGCCGCGCACACCCCTGACCAGGACCCGCCGCAGGAAGAGCCGCCCTACCGCCTCTAG